The window GATAGATGGCAGTACCGCCATAACCATGGCCGTCATCGCATATTGCCAGTCCGAGGTGTATTGGCCTACGAACGTATAGGCAGCGAGTGTCAGCGTCTTCGTGTCCGGTGAGCCATTGACCATGAGCAGCGGGAGCAGGAAGTCATTCCAGATCCACATCACGTCAATGATAATGATGGTGGTCGTCACCGATTTCAGCAGCGGGAAGATCACGCTGAAGAACAGGCGGAAGCCGGAAGCCCCGTCGATCGTGGCGCTTTCATCGATTTCCAGCGGAATCCCTTTGACAAAGCCGTGGTAGATAAACACCGCGAGCGGAGCGCCGAAGCCCCAGTAGAGCAGTCCCAGACCCCATGTGCTCTCAGACAGGTTCAGGTTCTTGGCTGTCTGCAGTACAGTAAGCATGATGGACTGGAACGGAATCAGCATCGGCATAATACAGAGGAAATAGATAACCCCGCTCCATCTGGTCTTGGTCCGCGCCAGTTTGTAAGCTGCGATAGAGGAGACGAATACGATCCCCAGCAGACCCAGTGCCGTGATGATGAAGTTGTTCAGGAACAGCCGCGGATAGTTAATAAATTCCCATACATAAGAGTAGTTGGCAAAGGTAATATGCTTAGGCAGAGCAATAACATCGGTCATCACCTCGCTGAAGCTTTTGAACGAGTTGATGATGGTCAGAAACAGCGGATACAGGAACAGAAGGGAGAGGAGGACGAGAACGACCTCTAGAATTATTTTTCCTGATTTATTGTTTGTTTTCATTATGCCTCAACCTCTCTTCGTTTGAAGAACGTAAGCTGAATGACCGTCACGATCAGCACTGCGATGAACAGAATGAGCGCTTTTGCCGTACCGTAGCCGTACAGATTGTTCTGGAATGTGTCACGGTAAATATCGTAGGCGATACTGTAGGTAGTTCCTCCGGGACCGCCGCCGGTCAGTGACAGAATTACGTCGAATACCTTGATGGAGTTGGTCAGCGCCATGAATACTGAAATGGTGATTGACGGTGCAAGCAGCGGCAGGGTAATGCTGAAGAAACGTCTGAGCGGTCCGGCTCCGTCCACCGTAGCGGCTTCCTTGAGGTCTTCCGGCACCGACTGCAGTCCTGCAATATAGATAACGAGATAGAACCCGATGGATTGCCAGATGGATACACCTAATATAGAGATGAAGGCCAGTCCCGGCGTTCCCAGCCAGCTTAGTCCGAAGATGGACCAGCCGGTGCTGTCACCAAGTGAGTTGAAGCCTTGCATGAAGATGAATTTCCAGATGAAGCCGACAATAACCAAGCTGAGAATATAAGGAATGAAGAATGCCGCTCTTAGCCAGGAGGTGGATTTCAGCTTCATATCAAGCAGCACGGCGAGCAGAATAGCCAGCACATTGACGATAATGATATAGAGTACCGCATATTTAATTGTGAACCAGGCGGAATCAGAGAAATTGGTATCCCCGGTAAAAATCTGCTTGAAATTGTCCAAGCCCACAAACTTAGGATGTTTGGAAATTCCGTTCCATTTGGTCATCGAATAGCGGATGGTCATGATAAACGGGACGTAGAAGGCTACAGCGATACAGATGAGAACGGGGAGGGTGAAGAGCCCGAATTCCGTTTTCTCGCGCCATTTTCTGCCGAGTGATTTTAACATGGTTGCACCTCTTCTGGATTTATAGGGTGGGAGTATTGACCCCGCTTGCCACACTTAACCATTCCGGTTAGTCTATATTGTGTATTATAGAGCAGCACCGTATACTCAGAAATGGATTTAAGAGTACAGTTAGGGGTAAAAAGGTGAACTGTAAGCGGACACAAAATGCAAGCGGAGGAGGCTGCGATTATCATAAAAACAACCCTGCAAAAGCTGTTCGAGCCGCTGATAGAGCGGGTTTCGCGCCGTCTGGCCAACAAACTGATCCTGCTGTTCTCCATTATTATTATCCTCGTGGTAACCTCACTGACGTTCATTTCCTATGGCATGCTGCGTAAGGAATCCGTGAACAGCAGCATAGCGAGCACGAGCAACAACCTGCTGCTGGTGGGCCGGAACCTGGAAAGCTACCTTGATGGCATAGAGCAGTTATCCCTGCCGCAAATTTCCTATGACGAAATCGCCTATGCTATTCTCCACGAATCGGAGGACTATGCCTCCAAGATGTATGTGGAGAATTATCTGAAGAACCTGTATTTTTCACGGGGCGACCTGGAGGCGATTTACCTCTATGTCATCAAGGAGCACAAATATTATTATGTCACCAAAGAGAACTATAATATTACCGTCCGGGTCGCTGAACATCCGCCGATCGAGAATCTGACCTGGTACAAGCGTGCGCTGCAAAGCCCGAATAACCGCTCGTACCAGTCGTTTGTAACAGATAACGTGGAGAAAGGCGATTATCCGGTCAATACGGATACCAGCTTCATGGGCTATCACCGGCTGCTGCGCTCCATAGCTTCCCGTGAGCCGCAGGCAGTATTGTCTCTATACTTCAATTCAAGCGTGACGGATGAGATTATGAAGGACGTTCCCTTTTCGGAAGGGGAGCATCTGATGTATGTCAGCCCGGATGATGAGCCGTTTGTGGTCGATGACGAGGATTTCTTTGCGAAAAGCGCCGCAAGCGGGCTGCTGCAGCAGCTGAGCCCGGCAAAGGGCGGACAGCTCACCTGGTCTGATGAAGAGGAGAAGTACCTCGTCATTTATGACATCAACAAAAAAGAGGGCTGGAAGCTGATCAAGCCGATTCCCTATAAAGAGATTTACGAAGCGGCGACAACAACCCGCAAGCTCAATTATTTGATCGGGCTGCTCTTTCTGATTGCCTCGGTCATTCTGGTAAGCTTCATCTCCAACCGGATCACAAGCCCGCTGAAAAATCTGTCTCTGCAGATGAAAAGGTTCAGTACAGGCAGCTTCGATGCCGAAGCCAGGGTAGAAGGCAATGATGAAATAGCCTACCTGTCCCGGCATTTTAATAAAATGGTTGAGAAGACGAATGAGCTGATCAATGAACGCTATAAAATGAAAATCGTTGAAAAAAACGCAGTGCTCAAAGCACTTGAGGCGGAAATTAACCCGCATTTCTTATATAATGCCCTGCAAGCGATTTCCACCAAGGCGCTGAAAAACAATAATGATGACATTGTCGAGATGGTCGACAACCTGGCTCTCACACTCAGGTACTGCATCAGCGGCCGGGATGTGGTCCAGGCAAGTGAGGAGCTACGGCATATTGAGCGTTATCTGGCGCTGCAGAAAGCCCGTTTCGGCACCCGGATGCAAGTGGTGTATGACTGGGAGGAGAGCCTGAAGGAGCTGCGGATTCCTAAGCTGTCGATTCAGACGCTGGTAGAGAACTGCATTAAGCATGCGCTTGAGAAAGTATCCAGCACAATTACGATCCGGATTGAGGCGCATATTACACCGGCTTACAGTGTTATTTCGGTTGTGGACAACGGGCCGGGAATCAGCGCGGAGCGTCTGGAAGAGGTGCTGAGCTCGCTGCAGATCCAGTGGGAGGAGCTTGGCGGAGATACTGCTGAGGATGGCGGGCATGAAAGCATCGGGCTGAAAAATTTAAACACACGCCTGAAACTTCTGTATGGAGAAGAAGCGGGCCTGGTGATTACAAGTGACGGGAATGGTACAACAATGGATATGCGATTACCGCGGGGAGGCCTTGGACAACATGTATAAAGTACTGATTATTGATGATGAAGAACCGCTGCGCGAAGCGATCAATATTCTGGGGGACTGGACGGGCTTAGGGGTCAGCGAGGTGCTGGAAGCCACGGACGGGAATGTCGGACTGGCAATGCTTCGTGAGCATAAAATAGATCTGGCACTTGTGGATATGAAGATGCCTGAGCTGAACGGCAGCCAGCTGCTGCAAATCGCTGAACGCGAATTTCCCGATCTGCTGCTGATTGTAATCAGCGGTTACAATGATTTCGAATACACCAGGCAGGCTATCCGCTCCAAAGTGGTGGATTATTTGCTGAAGCCGGTAAACCGCACAGATCTCAACACTGCGCTGCGAAAAGCAATCGATGTGCTTGAAGCAAAACGCCAGAAGCAGAGCGAGTTCATTACTAAGAACATCACGCTCAACATGTCGCTGCCGAAGCTGAAAGAGAAAATGTATCTGTCGATCATTGAGCGCAGCTTCAAGAACCAGTCGAACGAAGCCTTTCTGCCGCTTATCGGCGCAGATGCTTCCGGCAACCATTTTACCGCAGGGGTTCTGCGGCTGCTTAATCTGGAGCAGGTGCGCCGCGAGCGGTTCCATGAGGACCGCGATCTGATGCATTTTGCCGTAACTAATGTCATTAACGAGAACAGCGGCGGCCAGTTTGAGGCGTTTAGCTTTGCCAGCCCGAAGAATGAGCGTGAATTTATCGCCATTTTTACGATGAAGGGCAGCTATGAGGGAGATGCGGCATTCCAATCCATGCATCATCTGAAGAAGGCTGCTTCGACCCTGAAGGAGCTGTTCGGCATTGCCTGTGCCGGCGGGATCGGTGCTACGTACAGCGATTGCCTGGATCTGGCGCAATCCTATGAGACCGCGAAAACCGCACTCGATGACATTGATCTGCTGCAGCTGAAAGGAAATATCGTCGTCACGGGAAGCGCAGCATCCGCACTGGAGGCCAAGGACGGTCCTTCACTGACAGGCCGGATGCCGCAGATCCGCAACATTCTGGAGAGCGGCAACAGTGCACACGCGAAGAGCATCCTGAATGAGTTCACCCAAAAGTGGCAGTCCTCGGCTCATTTCAGCCTGGGGGATGCCGACCGCACGATCCGCGAGTTCCTTATTCTGCTTG of the Paenibacillus pedocola genome contains:
- a CDS encoding response regulator transcription factor — its product is MYKVLIIDDEEPLREAINILGDWTGLGVSEVLEATDGNVGLAMLREHKIDLALVDMKMPELNGSQLLQIAEREFPDLLLIVISGYNDFEYTRQAIRSKVVDYLLKPVNRTDLNTALRKAIDVLEAKRQKQSEFITKNITLNMSLPKLKEKMYLSIIERSFKNQSNEAFLPLIGADASGNHFTAGVLRLLNLEQVRRERFHEDRDLMHFAVTNVINENSGGQFEAFSFASPKNEREFIAIFTMKGSYEGDAAFQSMHHLKKAASTLKELFGIACAGGIGATYSDCLDLAQSYETAKTALDDIDLLQLKGNIVVTGSAASALEAKDGPSLTGRMPQIRNILESGNSAHAKSILNEFTQKWQSSAHFSLGDADRTIREFLILLGDIAGEMDVVPPLLRSGKDKGLGGLGISGDFVSFAQFEGVMNEVLDVYTGEISRSLAGNRGGVLENIKAYIDNHYFENIKISMFTDKYFLSREYLMKLFKGKYGVGIHEYVQKVRMDKAKDLLSDPALKIQDISEMLGYKDKNYFSKAFRNYYDCSPSEFRTQSSEVEK
- a CDS encoding cache domain-containing sensor histidine kinase; protein product: MQAEEAAIIIKTTLQKLFEPLIERVSRRLANKLILLFSIIIILVVTSLTFISYGMLRKESVNSSIASTSNNLLLVGRNLESYLDGIEQLSLPQISYDEIAYAILHESEDYASKMYVENYLKNLYFSRGDLEAIYLYVIKEHKYYYVTKENYNITVRVAEHPPIENLTWYKRALQSPNNRSYQSFVTDNVEKGDYPVNTDTSFMGYHRLLRSIASREPQAVLSLYFNSSVTDEIMKDVPFSEGEHLMYVSPDDEPFVVDDEDFFAKSAASGLLQQLSPAKGGQLTWSDEEEKYLVIYDINKKEGWKLIKPIPYKEIYEAATTTRKLNYLIGLLFLIASVILVSFISNRITSPLKNLSLQMKRFSTGSFDAEARVEGNDEIAYLSRHFNKMVEKTNELINERYKMKIVEKNAVLKALEAEINPHFLYNALQAISTKALKNNNDDIVEMVDNLALTLRYCISGRDVVQASEELRHIERYLALQKARFGTRMQVVYDWEESLKELRIPKLSIQTLVENCIKHALEKVSSTITIRIEAHITPAYSVISVVDNGPGISAERLEEVLSSLQIQWEELGGDTAEDGGHESIGLKNLNTRLKLLYGEEAGLVITSDGNGTTMDMRLPRGGLGQHV
- a CDS encoding carbohydrate ABC transporter permease, with protein sequence MLKSLGRKWREKTEFGLFTLPVLICIAVAFYVPFIMTIRYSMTKWNGISKHPKFVGLDNFKQIFTGDTNFSDSAWFTIKYAVLYIIIVNVLAILLAVLLDMKLKSTSWLRAAFFIPYILSLVIVGFIWKFIFMQGFNSLGDSTGWSIFGLSWLGTPGLAFISILGVSIWQSIGFYLVIYIAGLQSVPEDLKEAATVDGAGPLRRFFSITLPLLAPSITISVFMALTNSIKVFDVILSLTGGGPGGTTYSIAYDIYRDTFQNNLYGYGTAKALILFIAVLIVTVIQLTFFKRREVEA
- a CDS encoding carbohydrate ABC transporter permease, which encodes MKTNNKSGKIILEVVLVLLSLLFLYPLFLTIINSFKSFSEVMTDVIALPKHITFANYSYVWEFINYPRLFLNNFIITALGLLGIVFVSSIAAYKLARTKTRWSGVIYFLCIMPMLIPFQSIMLTVLQTAKNLNLSESTWGLGLLYWGFGAPLAVFIYHGFVKGIPLEIDESATIDGASGFRLFFSVIFPLLKSVTTTIIIIDVMWIWNDFLLPLLMVNGSPDTKTLTLAAYTFVGQYTSDWQYAMTAMVMAVLPSIVVFIFLQKYIVKGVVAGAVKG